The Chitinophaga flava genome has a segment encoding these proteins:
- a CDS encoding DUF6232 family protein, with protein MSVNNGDGNSPYQGSLVFTNTTLSFKGTTIQLRNVTRFTTYQVKRSHRISLILLITSIIVFFLSFSWKGMGYITVITGAIAGFGIYEYFRLKLYALVIELNSSSHYTFSSVDKEGILEVCRRLTAAMTSEAPVNTTVNFNSDKIVFGDHVARDKYEVNDSNIAKMGTFNNNTETPI; from the coding sequence ATGAGTGTTAATAACGGAGATGGAAATAGCCCTTACCAAGGTTCTTTAGTTTTCACTAACACAACACTCTCATTTAAAGGAACTACCATTCAACTAAGAAATGTTACCCGGTTTACTACCTATCAGGTGAAACGATCTCACAGAATATCTCTAATATTACTTATAACGTCTATCATAGTATTTTTTCTGTCCTTCTCATGGAAAGGAATGGGCTATATTACAGTTATCACAGGAGCAATTGCCGGATTTGGAATCTATGAATATTTTCGGCTTAAATTATATGCGCTTGTCATTGAATTAAATTCTTCTTCTCACTATACATTCAGTAGCGTAGACAAGGAAGGCATTTTAGAGGTCTGCAGAAGACTTACTGCTGCTATGACAAGTGAAGCTCCAGTCAATACGACTGTAAATTTTAACAGTGACAAGATAGTATTTGGCGACCATGTGGCTCGCGATAAATACGAAGTGAATGATTCAAATATTGCTAAAATGGGAACATTCAACAATAATACTGAAACACCAATATGA
- a CDS encoding class I SAM-dependent methyltransferase, whose translation MKDETGQPEFWETAFTEKQEMWGFEPSNSALLTKDFFVEKAVRNVLIPGIGYGRNAQVFRDNGITVTGIEISKTAIDMARKHYGTDMIIHHGSVTDMPFDNYRYDGIFCYALIHLLNSNERKKLIRDCYNQLSDNGYMVFTVISKEADTYGKGKFLSKDRYEMFGGVKMFFYDRESIHAAFDQVGLFEITEVSENYPLFLIKCRKPS comes from the coding sequence ATGAAGGATGAAACCGGGCAACCAGAGTTCTGGGAAACCGCCTTTACAGAAAAGCAGGAGATGTGGGGTTTTGAGCCATCGAATTCAGCCCTGTTGACAAAAGATTTTTTTGTTGAAAAAGCGGTAAGGAATGTGCTTATCCCTGGAATAGGTTATGGCCGGAATGCCCAGGTTTTCAGAGACAATGGGATAACCGTAACAGGAATTGAGATATCAAAAACTGCTATCGACATGGCAAGAAAACATTATGGTACAGATATGATTATTCATCATGGCTCTGTAACTGATATGCCATTTGATAATTACAGATATGATGGAATATTTTGCTACGCTCTAATTCATTTATTGAATAGTAATGAAAGGAAGAAATTAATCCGTGATTGCTATAATCAGTTGTCTGATAATGGCTACATGGTTTTTACAGTGATCTCGAAAGAAGCTGACACCTATGGCAAAGGCAAGTTTTTAAGCAAGGACCGTTACGAAATGTTTGGTGGAGTTAAAATGTTTTTCTACGATAGAGAATCGATCCATGCAGCGTTTGACCAGGTTGGATTATTTGAAATTACAGAAGTATCCGAAAACTACCCACTCTTTTTAATTAAATGTAGAAAACCTTCCTAA
- a CDS encoding mechanosensitive ion channel family protein, whose translation MSIKVISILQRCCRPLLVLLLLIIALPLSAQRKKTTPIPHTIHMATIDSATIRKNISNLARDTSKLKKSDTAVAVIISRIEGYTLLLNQLMSSLRRGFDTINISREIPLIDTSLALIRENIAGLGRTPNVNDIYTNKVMLEQLQRRLSGWQNNLFSFYNQLVAINDTLHSLRQDTSMRSIPAEDELYGFYIGQLTRLIVKYRSVDSANKISLVKIGLLQNKIANRYIDVSNLLEDSDYRLQQFSANMFSKDYRYIWRPHRDSINPLEFFPVVDRSLHKSTRVLTIFFSIQWPIFIVWILLATLFALWTRSNVHHVQRNHPEQEAEAILHHARYVYRHPIACTIIFVTTLSSVLSVRYPILYTQIIWALTMFALSYLFKTDLPKTLFRYWQLLMVLLFVYSLNNLLIEVTYAEQWGLLISAVLCILLGFRLLKETTLTSFVQPKYTRPVIKLFIATSALSLLMVLLARVGSAKIFGSSAVVNTVMALNLYVLVKILLEAVFLQVEANKNSSTFISFMDYQDVQTKLKTFLTVLAFVGWLIIVARNLYLYDAISADIIQFLSTSRHIGNSDFTFSSVIIFVLVIWIAFVASQLIAYMFGNTGQSATPTQKPRFGSTLLLLRLAVLAGGILLAFAASGIPMDKLTIVIGALSVGIGFGLQNIVNNLVSGIILAFEKPIEVGDVIEIGPRSGIVKEIGIRSSKISAYDGSTVVVPNADLISQQLINWTLTNRARRVNFMLGVGYGSNIEQVTTIIKSAFTNQEGILTSPEPVIQLSQFGDNAVNFQVFFWISDLGNAGSLQSRVLTFIYDALNKAGIELPFPQRDLHIRSIEEEVLIKWKGTTTKDSSNPPSDAADDEEKKL comes from the coding sequence ATGTCCATTAAGGTTATATCCATATTGCAGCGTTGCTGCCGGCCCCTGCTGGTATTGCTCCTGTTGATCATCGCCCTACCTCTCAGCGCGCAGCGCAAAAAAACAACTCCCATCCCCCACACCATCCACATGGCCACCATAGACAGTGCCACTATCCGTAAAAATATCAGCAATCTGGCCCGGGACACCTCTAAACTCAAAAAATCTGATACCGCCGTTGCGGTTATCATCAGCCGGATCGAAGGTTATACGTTGCTGCTCAATCAGCTGATGAGCAGCCTGCGCCGCGGGTTTGACACTATCAACATCAGCAGGGAGATACCACTGATAGATACATCCCTGGCACTTATCCGCGAGAATATTGCCGGGCTGGGACGTACTCCCAACGTCAACGATATTTACACTAACAAGGTGATGCTCGAACAACTACAGCGTAGACTCAGCGGCTGGCAGAACAACCTCTTTTCCTTTTATAACCAGCTGGTAGCTATCAACGACACGCTCCATTCCCTACGCCAGGATACTTCCATGCGTAGTATTCCGGCAGAAGATGAGTTGTATGGCTTCTACATAGGACAACTCACCCGCCTGATCGTCAAATACCGATCGGTAGACAGTGCCAATAAAATCAGCCTGGTTAAAATAGGACTGTTACAAAACAAGATCGCCAACCGCTATATCGATGTTTCCAATCTGCTGGAAGACAGTGATTACCGGCTGCAACAGTTTTCTGCCAATATGTTTTCAAAGGACTATCGCTACATCTGGAGGCCACATCGCGACAGCATCAACCCTCTCGAATTTTTTCCGGTAGTAGATCGTTCCCTTCATAAAAGCACCCGTGTGCTGACCATATTTTTTTCTATACAGTGGCCGATATTCATCGTGTGGATACTCCTAGCCACCCTCTTTGCCTTATGGACACGGAGCAATGTGCATCATGTACAGCGTAACCACCCCGAACAGGAAGCGGAAGCCATCCTGCACCATGCCCGTTATGTATACCGGCACCCGATAGCCTGTACTATTATTTTTGTGACTACGTTGTCGTCGGTACTATCAGTCCGCTACCCTATCCTTTACACTCAAATCATCTGGGCACTTACTATGTTTGCGCTCAGCTATCTCTTCAAAACCGATCTACCCAAAACACTGTTCCGGTATTGGCAACTATTGATGGTATTGTTGTTCGTTTATTCTCTCAATAATCTATTGATAGAAGTGACCTATGCCGAGCAATGGGGCCTGCTCATCAGCGCAGTTCTCTGTATATTGCTGGGTTTCCGCCTGCTGAAAGAAACCACCCTGACCAGTTTTGTCCAACCGAAATATACCCGGCCTGTTATCAAGCTGTTTATCGCCACCAGCGCTCTTTCCCTGCTGATGGTGCTGTTAGCGCGGGTAGGCAGCGCCAAAATTTTCGGGTCCAGCGCGGTTGTGAATACTGTCATGGCCCTCAACCTTTATGTACTGGTGAAGATATTACTGGAAGCGGTTTTCCTCCAGGTAGAAGCCAACAAAAACTCCAGCACTTTCATCTCCTTTATGGACTACCAGGATGTGCAAACCAAACTGAAGACATTCCTGACCGTGCTGGCTTTCGTTGGCTGGCTCATCATTGTAGCCCGCAACCTCTATCTGTATGATGCTATTTCCGCCGATATCATCCAGTTTCTTTCTACCAGTCGACATATCGGTAATTCAGACTTCACCTTCAGCAGCGTGATCATTTTTGTGCTGGTGATATGGATCGCCTTTGTAGCCTCCCAGTTGATCGCCTATATGTTTGGCAATACCGGCCAGAGCGCCACCCCTACACAGAAACCGCGGTTTGGTTCCACCCTGTTATTGCTGAGGCTGGCCGTACTCGCCGGCGGTATTCTGCTGGCTTTCGCAGCCTCCGGCATACCCATGGACAAACTGACGATCGTTATCGGCGCCCTCAGCGTAGGCATTGGCTTCGGTTTACAGAATATCGTCAACAACCTCGTATCCGGTATCATTCTGGCTTTTGAAAAACCTATAGAAGTAGGTGATGTGATAGAGATCGGTCCCCGCTCCGGTATCGTAAAAGAGATCGGTATCCGTTCGAGTAAAATCTCTGCCTATGACGGCTCTACCGTTGTAGTACCTAATGCCGACCTCATCTCCCAACAACTCATCAACTGGACCCTGACCAACCGTGCCCGTCGCGTCAACTTCATGCTGGGCGTAGGTTATGGCAGCAATATTGAACAGGTGACCACCATCATCAAAAGCGCCTTCACCAACCAGGAAGGGATACTCACCTCTCCAGAACCAGTTATACAGCTGTCCCAGTTTGGCGACAACGCCGTCAATTTCCAGGTGTTTTTCTGGATCTCCGACCTGGGCAACGCCGGCTCACTACAAAGCCGGGTACTGACTTTTATCTATGACGCCCTCAATAAAGCCGGTATAGAACTACCTTTCCCACAACGTGATCTGCATATCCGCTCTATCGAAGAAGAAGTACTGATCAAGTGGAAAGGTACTACCACAAAGGATTCCAGCAACCCACCATCCGACGCAGCCGATGATGAGGAAAAAAAATTATAA
- a CDS encoding MBG domain-containing protein, which produces MKKILLLTILGILALAAGAAPMINSFAPASGPVGTLIKIQGTGLDNGPTVSVGGVNAITVSVSATEVVVMVMPGTTTAAVVVNTADGNATSATSFTVVPTPVPNIQQGGKLMGPGGTPHMGQSVAISADGNTAIVGGPAGNSNQGMAWIFTRSGGGWSKAATLTGSGGIGASQQGNAVAISADGNTVLIGGNMDDSQQGAVWVFTRSGNTWTQEGNKLVGTGNTGAAQQGFDVALSADGNTALVGGYMDNNQQGAMWVFTRSAGIWSQQGSKLAVFTGFPGTGEGYSVALSADGNTALMGSNGLWAWIFTRSGNSWTQQGSRFTPSDATSTNQFGQCTAISADGNTAVIGGPGDNGSIGAVWVFTRSGSTWSQQGNKLVGTGNVGKARQGSSVGVSADGNTLIEGGSSDNSLIGAIWTFSRTGSSWTQSGNKLVGANPIKPSRLGTSVDLSADGTTAITGGPADLMSNGSAWVYIYQSANADLSALTLSTGTLSFNSATTNYQVTVDNSVTSITVTPTKAEPNATIAVQINGGSFSTVVSGTATPDLPLNTGDNTINVKVTAQNGTTIKTYTITVTRAMIAQVIQFSLPSTNHYYGDDPIPLSATGGGSGNPVTFSSLDNSIAQIQGNTIIILKAGNTSIVASQAGNSSYSAASDVVQPLVIYPKNITVTPDAQNKTYGDPDPVLTYTYTPNLIGSDQFTGRLNRTPGENAGNYAINKNTLALSSNYAITYTPATLTISKKTVMVTADTKSKTYGDADPVLTYTCIPALKSGDAFSGVLSRDAGENIGDYAIQKGSLSISNNYIVNYSGANFSINKKPIDVYATALNKTYGDADPVLAYTYSPVLITGDAFTGSLTRTAGENTGSYPINQNTLVLNNNYTLNYHNASLVIDPKTITVTADAQSKTYGDSDPTLTYSFTPALINGDVFTGGLSRAAGQDVGSYAIGQGTLNLNSNYLLAFNGAALVIGKKTINVTADAKSKHYGDTDPLLTYTYTPALQNSDVFTGSLTRTTGEDVGNYSINQNTLALSNNYTINYTNANLSIGKKSVTLTAEAKNKTYGDADPLLTYTYTPALVNGDSFSGALSRDPGEGTGTYAITQHTLTLSNNYALTYTGADFTIDKKTITVKADAKNKIYGDTDPALTYTYTPGLVNSDAFSGSLSRITGEDAGTYAINQASLVLSNNYVLNYTGADLIINKKTIAVTADARNKTYGDTDPALTYTYTPALVNGDAFTGSLSRNPGENIGTYVINKASLALSNNYVLNYTGANLIINKKTITVTANAQNKNYGDTDPALTYTCTPALINGDAFTGSLRRIVGENVGTYAIGQNDLSLNSNYDLQYTPANLVIKQRLLTITADNQSRIFGDPNPPLHASYSGFVGRDDETVLTTPVQLNTTATVSSPAGNYPITASGATAKNYDIRFTDGILSIGLAGQSIHFTALPTKLSTDPVFTLTATASSGLPILYTSSNTAIAAIINNNQVQILGAGTVTITASQPGNNNYMAATPVSHPLEIANNTAPVLSIRSDKGNSISKGETAVLTATGAFTYEWADANGIIDGQHTAILTVRPSATTTYTVTGANQYGLTATQTFTLVATDNLNEITATNIVTPNGDGINDYWIVKNIDLYPDNEVQIFDRFGKIIYEKKHYDNSWNAKVNGKPLAVDTYYYVIRFGNGMGIKKGFISVVY; this is translated from the coding sequence ATGAAGAAGATACTTTTACTTACCATTTTAGGGATATTAGCCCTGGCAGCGGGAGCTGCACCGATGATTAATTCGTTTGCACCAGCTTCGGGGCCTGTAGGTACGCTGATAAAAATTCAAGGGACAGGATTGGATAATGGCCCCACCGTAAGTGTGGGCGGCGTGAACGCGATCACTGTTTCAGTAAGTGCTACCGAGGTAGTGGTGATGGTAATGCCAGGCACTACTACCGCAGCGGTGGTAGTAAACACGGCGGATGGCAATGCGACCAGTGCCACGAGTTTTACTGTGGTGCCAACTCCGGTACCCAATATTCAACAGGGCGGCAAGCTCATGGGTCCAGGAGGAACCCCTCATATGGGACAATCAGTAGCGATCAGCGCTGATGGGAATACGGCTATTGTGGGAGGACCAGCTGGTAATAGCAATCAGGGGATGGCCTGGATCTTTACCCGTAGCGGAGGAGGCTGGTCAAAAGCGGCCACGCTTACCGGTAGTGGAGGAATAGGTGCATCTCAGCAAGGCAACGCCGTAGCGATCAGTGCAGATGGGAATACAGTGCTGATAGGCGGAAACATGGATGATAGCCAGCAGGGCGCGGTATGGGTATTTACCCGAAGTGGCAATACCTGGACACAAGAGGGCAATAAGCTGGTAGGAACAGGCAATACAGGCGCAGCCCAGCAGGGTTTCGATGTGGCGCTGAGTGCAGATGGGAATACAGCATTGGTGGGTGGATATATGGATAACAACCAGCAGGGCGCCATGTGGGTGTTTACCCGCAGTGCTGGCATATGGAGCCAGCAAGGCTCCAAGCTGGCTGTATTTACCGGATTTCCGGGCACCGGCGAGGGATATAGTGTGGCACTTAGTGCAGATGGTAACACTGCCCTGATGGGATCCAATGGACTATGGGCATGGATATTTACCCGTAGTGGCAACTCCTGGACCCAGCAGGGTTCCCGGTTCACTCCTTCAGACGCGACCTCTACTAACCAGTTTGGCCAATGCACCGCCATCAGCGCCGATGGAAATACGGCTGTGATAGGCGGACCTGGCGATAATGGTTCCATTGGCGCCGTATGGGTATTTACCCGCAGTGGCAGCACCTGGAGCCAGCAAGGTAATAAGCTGGTGGGAACAGGCAATGTAGGCAAGGCCCGGCAGGGCAGCTCTGTAGGGGTGAGTGCCGACGGGAATACCCTAATAGAGGGAGGTTCCAGCGATAATAGCCTGATAGGCGCCATCTGGACGTTTAGCCGTACAGGTAGCAGCTGGACCCAATCCGGCAATAAACTGGTAGGTGCTAACCCGATAAAGCCCTCCAGACTGGGGACTTCTGTAGACCTGAGTGCGGATGGCACTACGGCTATTACCGGCGGACCGGCAGACCTTATGAGCAACGGCTCCGCCTGGGTTTATATTTACCAGTCTGCCAATGCCGACCTGTCGGCGTTGACGCTCAGTACAGGCACCCTAAGCTTTAATTCCGCTACCACCAATTACCAGGTTACGGTAGATAATTCCGTCACCAGCATTACCGTTACCCCCACCAAAGCGGAGCCCAATGCCACGATTGCTGTACAGATCAACGGTGGGAGTTTCAGCACGGTGGTCAGCGGTACAGCAACGCCTGATCTGCCTTTAAACACGGGTGACAACACCATCAACGTAAAGGTGACAGCCCAGAATGGAACCACCATCAAAACCTACACCATCACAGTGACCAGGGCAATGATCGCGCAGGTCATCCAGTTTTCCCTGCCTTCAACTAACCACTACTATGGTGATGATCCCATCCCGCTCAGCGCCACCGGCGGCGGTTCCGGTAACCCGGTCACTTTTTCCAGCCTGGACAATTCCATTGCGCAGATTCAAGGGAATACCATCATCATACTGAAAGCGGGTAACACGTCCATCGTTGCCAGTCAGGCAGGTAATTCATCCTACTCAGCGGCGAGTGATGTTGTACAGCCTCTTGTTATCTATCCCAAAAACATCACGGTGACTCCCGATGCCCAAAACAAGACTTATGGCGACCCGGATCCCGTTCTAACTTATACCTACACACCCAACCTGATCGGCAGTGATCAGTTTACCGGTAGGCTCAATCGTACGCCCGGTGAGAACGCAGGTAATTATGCTATTAACAAGAACACCCTGGCATTAAGCAGCAATTACGCCATTACTTACACCCCTGCTACTCTTACTATCAGCAAAAAAACGGTCATGGTAACAGCTGATACAAAAAGTAAGACCTATGGCGATGCTGATCCGGTATTGACCTATACCTGCATCCCGGCGCTAAAAAGCGGCGATGCATTCTCGGGTGTATTGAGTCGTGATGCAGGTGAAAACATCGGTGACTATGCCATCCAAAAGGGCAGTCTGTCCATCAGCAATAACTACATCGTTAATTATTCGGGGGCAAACTTTAGCATTAACAAAAAGCCCATCGATGTATATGCCACCGCACTAAACAAAACCTATGGCGATGCAGACCCTGTATTGGCTTACACCTATTCCCCTGTTTTAATCACCGGAGATGCCTTTACTGGTAGTTTGACCCGTACAGCAGGAGAAAATACCGGTAGTTATCCTATCAACCAGAACACACTGGTACTGAATAATAACTACACCTTGAACTATCACAATGCTTCACTGGTGATCGATCCTAAAACCATCACAGTAACAGCCGATGCACAAAGCAAGACTTATGGAGATAGTGATCCCACACTCACCTATTCTTTCACACCGGCTTTGATCAATGGCGATGTATTTACCGGTGGTCTGAGCCGCGCAGCAGGACAGGATGTGGGCAGTTATGCTATCGGGCAGGGCACTTTAAACCTCAACTCCAATTATCTTCTTGCCTTTAACGGCGCAGCTCTGGTGATCGGCAAAAAAACGATCAACGTAACAGCTGATGCTAAAAGCAAGCACTATGGCGATACAGATCCTTTACTGACTTATACTTATACGCCAGCTTTACAGAACAGCGATGTCTTTACCGGCAGTTTGACCAGAACAACCGGGGAAGATGTCGGTAATTATTCCATCAATCAAAATACCCTGGCCCTGAGTAATAATTACACGATCAATTATACCAACGCTAACCTGAGTATTGGCAAAAAGAGCGTGACCCTGACAGCGGAAGCTAAAAACAAAACCTATGGCGATGCAGATCCGCTATTGACTTACACCTATACACCCGCTTTAGTCAATGGTGATAGTTTTTCCGGCGCGCTTAGCCGCGATCCGGGGGAAGGTACCGGCACTTATGCAATCACACAGCACACACTGACACTCAGCAATAATTACGCACTGACTTACACCGGCGCTGATTTTACGATTGATAAAAAAACTATCACAGTGAAAGCTGATGCAAAAAATAAGATTTATGGAGATACAGATCCAGCACTGACCTATACCTATACCCCGGGTTTAGTAAACAGTGATGCCTTTTCAGGGAGCCTGAGCAGGATAACAGGCGAAGATGCCGGGACTTATGCCATTAACCAGGCCAGCCTTGTATTGAGCAATAACTATGTGTTAAACTATACCGGTGCTGATCTTATCATCAACAAAAAAACAATTGCAGTTACAGCGGATGCACGAAACAAAACTTATGGAGACACTGATCCGGCTCTGACTTATACTTATACGCCGGCTCTGGTGAATGGCGATGCTTTTACAGGTAGTCTAAGCCGCAACCCGGGGGAAAACATCGGTACTTATGTCATTAATAAAGCTAGTCTGGCATTGAGCAACAACTACGTTTTAAATTATACCGGCGCAAATCTTATCATCAACAAAAAAACAATTACGGTTACCGCAAATGCACAAAACAAAAACTATGGAGACACTGATCCGGCATTGACTTATACTTGTACGCCAGCGCTAATCAATGGTGATGCCTTTACAGGTAGTTTACGTCGTATAGTTGGTGAAAATGTCGGTACCTATGCCATTGGTCAAAACGATTTAAGTCTTAACAGCAATTACGACTTACAGTATACCCCTGCCAATCTGGTCATCAAGCAGCGGTTGTTAACTATCACAGCAGACAACCAATCCAGGATATTCGGGGATCCTAATCCACCGCTGCATGCAAGCTATAGTGGCTTTGTGGGTAGGGACGATGAAACAGTATTGACTACACCCGTTCAGCTAAACACCACGGCTACTGTCAGCTCTCCGGCAGGTAATTATCCAATCACCGCCAGCGGGGCCACAGCGAAGAACTATGATATCCGCTTTACAGATGGCATACTCAGCATCGGCCTGGCTGGTCAAAGCATACATTTCACGGCACTGCCAACCAAACTAAGTACTGATCCGGTATTTACACTTACTGCTACGGCCAGCTCCGGCTTGCCGATCCTTTATACCAGTAGTAATACGGCTATTGCGGCCATCATCAATAATAACCAGGTGCAGATACTTGGGGCGGGTACAGTAACGATCACCGCCAGTCAGCCAGGGAATAACAACTACATGGCCGCCACACCAGTAAGCCACCCCCTGGAGATTGCCAATAACACCGCACCGGTACTCAGCATACGGAGCGATAAGGGAAATAGTATCTCCAAAGGCGAAACAGCAGTACTGACTGCCACCGGCGCCTTCACCTATGAGTGGGCAGATGCCAATGGCATTATCGACGGGCAACATACGGCCATCCTTACCGTACGACCATCTGCCACCACTACCTATACCGTTACCGGTGCAAATCAATACGGGCTAACTGCCACGCAAACTTTCACGCTGGTAGCAACAGACAACCTGAATGAAATAACCGCCACTAATATCGTGACACCCAATGGAGACGGTATTAATGATTATTGGATTGTAAAGAATATCGATCTCTATCCTGATAATGAAGTGCAGATATTTGACCGGTTCGGTAAGATCATTTATGAAAAGAAACACTACGATAATTCCTGGAATGCCAAAGTGAATGGCAAGCCCCTGGCCGTAGATACTTATTATTATGTGATCCGGTTTGGTAATGGTATGGGGATAAAGAAAGGGTTTATTAGCGTGGTATATTAA
- a CDS encoding glycerol-3-phosphate dehydrogenase/oxidase produces the protein MKREAIVAALRKDLEPWDVIVAGGGATGLGAALEAVTRGYRTLLLEQADFAASTSSKSTKLVHGGVRYLAQGDVSLVREASIERGRLAHNAPHLVRNLSFVIPTFNAWENIKYTIGLKMYDWLAGNLSLGKSVHISRKDTLDKLSTLKKDRLAGGVLYHDGQFDDSRLAINLAQTISDKGGTVLNYMKITGLRKDGEGNISGLTVRDTLNDGPEIFLNTRAVINATGVFADDVLEMDNPDAPKSIAASQGVHVVLDSSFLPGHNALMIPSTSDGRVLFVVPWHNKVVVGTTDTPVNHISLEPHALEAEINFILQTAGQYLVRAPQRSDVRSVWAGLRPLAAAKAEGHKTKEISRSHKIIVAASGLVTIIGGKWTTYRRMAEDVLHQLEKSLRWKQTESQTQEMLVHGATPNVNWDDPWYFYGSDALYLHQLVATQPDMQEVLSEPYYILKAQVVWAVREEMARNIADFLARRVRLLFLDAREALRIAPAVAAIMATELIKDERWVNEQLKTFETLAQGYILS, from the coding sequence ATGAAAAGAGAAGCTATTGTTGCAGCCCTGAGAAAAGACCTGGAGCCATGGGATGTTATTGTGGCCGGTGGTGGTGCTACCGGCCTTGGTGCTGCCCTGGAGGCCGTCACCAGAGGATATCGTACCCTGCTGCTGGAACAGGCCGACTTCGCGGCCTCTACTTCCAGTAAAAGCACCAAACTCGTACATGGAGGTGTCCGTTACCTGGCACAGGGTGATGTGTCCCTGGTAAGAGAAGCCAGTATAGAACGCGGCCGCCTCGCCCACAACGCTCCCCACCTCGTCCGTAACCTCAGTTTCGTGATTCCCACTTTCAACGCCTGGGAAAACATAAAGTATACGATCGGCCTTAAAATGTATGACTGGCTGGCCGGAAATCTCAGTCTTGGAAAGTCAGTACATATCTCCCGCAAAGATACCCTGGATAAGCTCTCTACCTTGAAAAAAGACCGCCTCGCCGGCGGCGTCCTGTACCACGATGGCCAGTTCGATGACAGCCGCCTCGCCATCAACCTGGCCCAGACCATCTCCGATAAAGGCGGCACTGTATTGAACTACATGAAAATCACCGGCCTCCGCAAAGATGGAGAAGGCAATATCAGCGGACTGACGGTAAGGGATACACTAAATGATGGCCCGGAAATTTTCCTCAATACCAGGGCGGTGATCAATGCCACCGGTGTTTTTGCAGATGATGTCCTGGAAATGGACAACCCCGACGCACCTAAATCTATCGCGGCCAGTCAGGGTGTTCATGTGGTACTCGACAGCAGTTTTCTGCCTGGCCACAATGCACTCATGATACCGTCTACCAGCGATGGCCGCGTGTTGTTTGTAGTGCCCTGGCACAATAAGGTGGTAGTAGGTACCACCGATACACCGGTCAATCACATCAGCCTCGAACCACATGCACTAGAAGCTGAAATCAACTTCATCCTGCAAACAGCCGGACAATACCTCGTCCGGGCGCCCCAACGCAGCGATGTACGCAGCGTATGGGCAGGCCTGCGACCACTGGCTGCCGCCAAGGCAGAAGGTCATAAAACCAAAGAGATATCCCGCAGCCATAAAATCATCGTGGCCGCCTCCGGCCTTGTCACTATCATTGGTGGTAAATGGACTACCTATCGCCGCATGGCGGAAGATGTGTTGCATCAACTGGAAAAATCCCTGCGCTGGAAACAAACAGAATCCCAGACCCAGGAAATGCTGGTCCATGGCGCCACTCCTAATGTCAACTGGGACGATCCCTGGTATTTCTACGGCAGCGATGCACTATATCTGCATCAGCTGGTAGCCACCCAGCCCGATATGCAGGAAGTGCTGAGCGAACCATATTATATTTTAAAAGCACAGGTAGTATGGGCTGTAAGAGAAGAAATGGCCCGGAATATTGCGGATTTCTTGGCCAGAAGGGTACGCCTCCTGTTTCTGGATGCCAGAGAAGCTTTACGTATAGCCCCCGCCGTTGCCGCTATTATGGCAACTGAACTGATTAAAGATGAACGCTGGGTAAACGAACAACTGAAAACCTTCGAAACCCTCGCTCAAGGGTATATCTTATCCTGA